The Corynebacterium pseudopelargi genome contains a region encoding:
- a CDS encoding ComEA family DNA-binding protein — protein MGRATQRLDELLRTTEESERLKVQYPKPRLGIGKKQAIVLAVVLAAVILLLFRPQSQPLMQEAALDTRPHPEASSTQPSSEPVVVAVVGAVEQPGLFTLAPGSRVADALAKAKPQPDAELAGVNLAEKLVDGQQITLPRIGEAIMAPQSPGVAADAGGKISLNHASLEQLTSLSGVGEKTAAAIIEYRESNGGFQSVEQLKEVKGIGPAKYAAIAEDVAL, from the coding sequence ATGGGGAGGGCTACACAAAGACTGGACGAGCTGCTGCGCACCACCGAGGAAAGCGAGCGGCTCAAAGTGCAATACCCAAAGCCGCGGCTGGGTATAGGCAAGAAGCAGGCCATCGTGCTTGCCGTTGTGCTGGCTGCGGTAATCCTTTTGCTGTTTCGCCCGCAGAGTCAGCCACTGATGCAAGAAGCCGCGCTGGATACCCGCCCGCATCCCGAGGCCTCGAGTACGCAGCCTTCGAGCGAGCCGGTGGTTGTTGCGGTGGTCGGCGCTGTGGAGCAGCCGGGCCTTTTCACCCTTGCGCCTGGCTCCCGGGTCGCTGATGCTTTAGCAAAGGCCAAGCCGCAGCCCGATGCGGAATTGGCAGGGGTGAATTTGGCTGAAAAGCTTGTCGACGGCCAACAAATCACCCTTCCACGCATCGGGGAGGCAATCATGGCGCCCCAAAGCCCTGGTGTGGCAGCAGATGCTGGTGGAAAAATCTCGCTGAACCACGCAAGCCTTGAGCAGCTCACCTCTCTTTCGGGGGTCGGAGAAAAGACTGCGGCGGCCATCATTGAATACCGCGAGAGCAATGGTGGTTTCCAAAGCGTGGAGCAGCTCAAAGAGGTCAAGGGGATCGGTCCTGCAAAATATGCGGCCATAGCCGAAGACGTTGCGTTATGA
- a CDS encoding DNA cytosine methyltransferase encodes MKNHHSDLKVGSLFSGYGGLDLAVEHVFGATPAWFVEFDEAPSKILAHHWPDVPNLGDVTKIDWSKVEPVDIIIGGSPCQDLSAAGKRAGMTEGTRSNLWVNMRQAIDQLRPRYVIWENVQGALSAAATSDSDMEPGFGQVGDRGARSLRALGRVCGDLAEIGYDTRWTTLRVSDIGGCHHRARIFLLGTRQDVTNIGSSRMETN; translated from the coding sequence ATGAAGAACCACCATTCTGATCTCAAAGTGGGGAGCCTGTTCTCTGGCTATGGCGGACTCGACCTCGCTGTGGAGCACGTTTTCGGTGCCACCCCAGCGTGGTTCGTGGAATTCGATGAGGCTCCATCAAAAATCCTCGCGCACCACTGGCCAGACGTGCCAAACCTTGGAGACGTCACCAAAATCGACTGGTCAAAGGTGGAACCCGTAGACATCATCATTGGCGGCTCACCCTGCCAGGATCTTTCTGCAGCCGGTAAGCGAGCAGGTATGACCGAGGGAACCCGATCAAACCTCTGGGTAAACATGCGCCAAGCCATAGACCAACTCCGGCCACGGTATGTGATCTGGGAAAATGTACAAGGAGCATTAAGTGCAGCAGCCACAAGCGATAGCGACATGGAACCCGGATTCGGACAGGTGGGAGACAGGGGGGCACGATCTCTTCGGGCACTCGGTCGCGTATGTGGCGACCTGGCCGAAATCGGGTACGACACGCGGTGGACAACTCTACGAGTCTCCGACATCGGAGGATGCCATCACCGCGCCCGGATATTCCTCCTCGGAACACGCCAAGATGTTACCAACATCGGTAGCAGCCGAATGGAAACGAACTGA
- a CDS encoding DegV family protein, translating into MAVRIVTDSSSGLPVDLAQELGITVVDLHVMQSSGEQSTAGLSALELTAAYARQLERGGDAGVVALHLSKELSSTWSAATQAAAIFDGLVHVVDTQTIGMAVGAAAMAAAKVAAEGADVHTCAEVARDVLGRSETWLYLHRLDAIKKSGRISAATAVVSSALATKPLMRVEHGRLELAFKTRTQSKAFARLVEAIRQRAASAPVFVMIQHFDAANEAAELQRQMERQLASGSSFLSCPLEPTAAVHAGPGAIGVSVVYQRD; encoded by the coding sequence ATGGCTGTTCGCATTGTCACCGACTCATCTTCCGGGTTGCCGGTTGATCTTGCCCAAGAATTGGGCATCACGGTGGTGGATTTGCATGTGATGCAATCGAGCGGGGAGCAAAGTACTGCCGGTTTAAGTGCGCTCGAATTGACAGCGGCCTATGCGCGCCAGCTCGAACGCGGCGGCGATGCGGGTGTTGTTGCCTTGCACCTTTCTAAAGAGCTTTCCTCTACTTGGTCTGCTGCCACCCAGGCCGCAGCTATTTTTGATGGTTTGGTGCATGTGGTCGATACCCAAACCATCGGTATGGCTGTGGGTGCTGCAGCGATGGCTGCTGCAAAAGTCGCTGCTGAGGGGGCTGATGTTCATACCTGTGCTGAGGTTGCCCGCGATGTGCTGGGTCGCAGCGAGACGTGGCTGTATTTGCATCGTTTAGATGCCATTAAGAAGTCCGGTCGTATTTCGGCTGCTACTGCCGTTGTTTCTTCGGCGCTGGCCACGAAGCCTTTGATGCGTGTTGAGCACGGTCGCCTTGAATTGGCGTTCAAAACGCGAACCCAGTCGAAGGCCTTTGCGCGCCTGGTGGAGGCGATTCGGCAACGAGCTGCTTCGGCACCGGTTTTTGTGATGATTCAGCACTTCGATGCCGCGAACGAGGCGGCGGAGCTGCAGCGTCAGATGGAGCGTCAGCTTGCTTCAGGTTCGAGTTTTCTTAGCTGTCCGCTCGAACCTACGGCGGCGGTGCACGCAGGCCCTGGTGCGATTGGTGTGTCTGTTGTGTACCAACGTGACTAG
- the rsfS gene encoding ribosome silencing factor: MTATADTIHLAEIAAKAADEKLATNIAVLDVSDVMAISEVFLLASADNERQVRAIVEEIEDALTEAGEEPKRREGNRENRWVLLDYGMLVIHVQRNTERDFYGLDRLYRDCPLIEVEGIELPQRPEMDEVDTRTVESLDDIPLAAQPEEEF; this comes from the coding sequence ATGACAGCAACCGCTGACACTATCCACCTCGCGGAGATCGCCGCGAAAGCCGCCGACGAGAAACTCGCCACCAATATCGCCGTGCTTGACGTCTCTGACGTGATGGCAATTAGCGAGGTATTCCTGCTGGCCTCGGCAGACAATGAGCGCCAGGTGCGCGCCATCGTTGAAGAAATTGAAGACGCCCTCACCGAAGCCGGCGAAGAACCAAAGCGCCGCGAAGGCAACCGCGAGAATCGCTGGGTGCTGCTCGATTACGGCATGTTAGTCATCCACGTGCAGCGCAATACCGAGCGCGACTTCTACGGCCTTGACCGCCTCTACCGCGACTGCCCACTGATCGAGGTCGAAGGCATTGAGCTGCCACAGCGTCCCGAGATGGACGAAGTTGATACCCGCACCGTGGAATCCTTAGACGATATTCCGCTGGCAGCGCAGCCAGAAGAGGAGTTCTAG
- a CDS encoding RusA family crossover junction endodeoxyribonuclease: MIIITVEGTPAPQGSKKHVGHGRMVESSKKLPAWRTALIQACREQYHGPPLDCPVMVTGTVWMPRPKRPRFQHPAVMPDLDKIQRAIGDALQYGGIVKDDARITHWNIQKTYETPTHAPGAQLTIQEIT; this comes from the coding sequence ATGATCATCATCACTGTGGAGGGCACACCCGCGCCCCAGGGCTCCAAAAAGCATGTGGGGCATGGCCGCATGGTCGAATCCTCTAAAAAGCTCCCAGCGTGGCGCACAGCGTTGATTCAGGCGTGCAGGGAGCAATACCACGGCCCGCCACTGGATTGCCCTGTGATGGTCACCGGCACCGTGTGGATGCCCCGCCCAAAACGCCCACGCTTCCAACACCCCGCCGTCATGCCCGATCTGGACAAAATCCAACGCGCCATCGGGGACGCACTCCAATACGGCGGCATCGTCAAAGACGATGCCCGCATCACCCACTGGAACATCCAAAAAACCTACGAAACCCCCACACACGCACCAGGTGCCCAACTCACCATCCAGGAGATCACATGA
- a CDS encoding BRO family protein, giving the protein MQKFDFKGHGVRVIADDPHNPRWVAKDVAVALGYKNPADAVSRHCRGVANHDPIQDRLGRTQNVRTITEPDLYRLIVGSDLETAQEFERMVFEEVLPTIRKHGTYATDQALDEWLNDPDSMIQALTALKDEREKRRVLEQEAVANAPKVEYHDAFVADSDLMTFRDFANRAGVSEKALREVLMKRKWIYARTFERWSNKKRAKIHEYQYRAYADKKNYFQLVTHHDAPRVNGEPRRTLKLTPAGAAAVNRQLKIWGLV; this is encoded by the coding sequence TTGCAAAAATTCGACTTTAAAGGGCACGGCGTCCGCGTGATCGCGGATGATCCCCATAACCCCCGCTGGGTAGCCAAGGATGTGGCCGTCGCCCTCGGGTATAAGAACCCCGCCGATGCCGTATCGCGCCACTGCCGTGGGGTCGCGAATCACGACCCCATCCAAGACAGGCTAGGACGGACTCAAAACGTCCGCACGATCACCGAGCCAGACCTATACCGCCTCATTGTGGGCAGTGACCTGGAAACCGCACAGGAATTCGAGCGGATGGTATTTGAGGAAGTCTTGCCCACTATCCGCAAGCATGGCACCTATGCCACCGACCAAGCGCTAGATGAGTGGCTGAATGATCCCGATTCGATGATCCAAGCCCTTACCGCCCTCAAAGACGAGCGCGAGAAGCGCCGGGTGTTGGAGCAGGAGGCCGTGGCCAACGCGCCAAAGGTTGAATACCACGACGCTTTTGTGGCCGATAGCGACCTGATGACCTTCCGGGATTTCGCTAATCGCGCCGGGGTGAGTGAAAAAGCACTGCGTGAGGTGCTGATGAAGCGCAAGTGGATCTACGCGCGCACATTTGAGCGCTGGTCAAACAAAAAGCGCGCCAAAATCCACGAGTACCAGTACCGCGCGTATGCCGATAAAAAGAACTATTTCCAATTAGTAACGCACCATGACGCCCCTCGCGTGAATGGTGAGCCGCGCCGAACTTTGAAGCTCACCCCTGCTGGTGCTGCTGCTGTGAACCGCCAACTGAAGATCTGGGGGCTGGTGTGA
- a CDS encoding helix-turn-helix domain-containing protein codes for MSIRAVAWVSDEVDDISPTERAVLYFLADKARDHSGTQQAWPSTVFMADRLGMNRSTVQRSIKKLRDSGLIVRGDQSLVARRGGGRRPVVWALNVPSKPQGE; via the coding sequence TTGAGTATCCGCGCTGTGGCGTGGGTGAGTGACGAAGTGGACGATATTTCGCCCACGGAACGGGCTGTGCTGTATTTCCTCGCTGACAAAGCCCGCGACCACAGCGGGACTCAGCAAGCATGGCCTTCAACCGTGTTCATGGCGGATCGTCTCGGAATGAACCGCAGCACCGTGCAAAGGAGCATCAAAAAGCTACGCGATTCTGGGCTGATTGTGCGTGGGGATCAGTCGCTTGTGGCGCGGCGTGGAGGTGGCCGACGCCCCGTCGTGTGGGCGCTAAATGTCCCGTCTAAACCCCAGGGCGAATGA
- a CDS encoding Ltp family lipoprotein, whose product MTDQQNPYGQQPTEQYPAQPTQQPQPEKKSSKKKKIIIGGIAAVILLGLAAQCGSNTDTTNTGASESATATTTTTATQEETETTTVEETTMAQDAPAPAAEGEVTREQKNAKQKAEMYLKTMPFSKDGLAKQLEFDGYPADAVAYAVENVDADWNEQAVKKAEQYNDTLPMSNDELINQLTFDGFTPEQAQYGVEHMK is encoded by the coding sequence ATGACAGACCAACAGAACCCATACGGCCAGCAGCCCACCGAGCAATACCCAGCCCAACCCACGCAGCAGCCCCAGCCAGAGAAAAAGAGCAGCAAAAAGAAGAAAATCATCATCGGCGGCATCGCAGCCGTGATCCTGCTCGGACTCGCAGCGCAATGCGGCTCCAACACCGACACCACCAACACTGGCGCGTCGGAATCCGCCACAGCCACCACCACGACAACAGCGACCCAGGAGGAGACCGAGACCACCACCGTCGAGGAAACCACCATGGCACAGGACGCCCCAGCCCCTGCAGCCGAAGGCGAGGTGACCCGCGAGCAGAAAAACGCCAAACAAAAAGCAGAAATGTACTTGAAAACGATGCCGTTTTCCAAGGATGGCCTAGCAAAGCAGCTCGAATTCGACGGCTACCCAGCTGACGCCGTGGCCTACGCAGTCGAAAATGTGGATGCCGACTGGAATGAGCAAGCCGTGAAGAAGGCCGAGCAGTACAACGACACGTTGCCGATGAGCAATGACGAGCTGATCAATCAGCTCACCTTCGACGGCTTCACCCCAGAGCAAGCCCAGTACGGCGTCGAGCACATGAAATAG
- a CDS encoding tyrosine-type recombinase/integrase: protein MAIQKRTTKAGKTRWVARYRDAAGKEHSRSFDTQREAKAHVQEQERALRRGEWVDPRDTTVTLGVLLDQWVARAQKPNTRASRRRSADNAHPLLNVPVVKVRRSMVQELATTLTTGRPWAGGAPLSGSTASMVIAAVRGVLQTAVIDGLISKNPAEGVRVPTRRGGALSRADIPSVAEVQRNVEVLRADHPGVALGVELAAFCGLRVGEVAGLQVGDVDFLRRELHIERQYSSALGGYAGLKTSGSRRVVPVAEWLIFALSEWCGGADRGDSVLAPGGRVLSAEWLARQHREVLTAAGIMAPRFHAYRHFFASSLLADGVPVPVVARLMGHGNITMVMQTYAHFLPDQQDSLRVAIDGFAGSVRDQDERGAGFGAG, encoded by the coding sequence ATGGCGATTCAAAAACGTACCACCAAAGCCGGGAAAACCCGCTGGGTAGCACGGTACAGGGACGCGGCAGGCAAAGAGCACTCACGCAGCTTCGACACCCAACGCGAAGCGAAAGCCCATGTGCAGGAGCAAGAGCGCGCCCTACGTCGGGGCGAATGGGTCGATCCCCGCGATACTACGGTGACGCTGGGGGTGTTGTTGGATCAGTGGGTGGCGCGGGCTCAGAAGCCGAATACGCGGGCGTCACGGCGACGATCCGCCGATAACGCCCACCCACTACTCAATGTTCCGGTGGTGAAGGTGCGCCGGTCAATGGTGCAAGAACTTGCCACGACGCTTACTACGGGGAGGCCTTGGGCGGGCGGTGCGCCGTTGTCTGGTTCGACTGCCAGTATGGTGATTGCTGCGGTTCGGGGTGTGCTGCAAACAGCGGTGATTGATGGGCTGATTTCCAAGAACCCGGCTGAGGGTGTTCGGGTGCCCACCCGGCGCGGTGGTGCGTTATCGCGGGCGGATATCCCTAGCGTTGCAGAGGTGCAGCGCAATGTGGAGGTGCTGCGCGCGGATCACCCCGGGGTGGCGCTTGGGGTTGAGTTGGCGGCGTTTTGTGGGCTTCGCGTGGGTGAGGTCGCTGGCTTGCAGGTGGGTGATGTTGATTTTCTTCGACGCGAGCTGCACATTGAGCGCCAATATTCTTCGGCGCTGGGCGGCTATGCGGGGCTGAAAACCTCGGGATCGCGCCGGGTAGTGCCGGTCGCTGAGTGGCTAATCTTCGCATTGTCTGAGTGGTGTGGTGGCGCGGATCGTGGTGATTCGGTGCTTGCTCCTGGTGGGCGGGTGTTGTCTGCTGAGTGGCTGGCGAGGCAGCACAGGGAGGTGCTCACGGCGGCGGGGATCATGGCGCCGCGTTTCCATGCCTACCGGCACTTTTTTGCGAGCAGCTTGCTGGCTGATGGGGTGCCGGTGCCGGTGGTGGCGCGCCTGATGGGGCACGGCAATATCACGATGGTGATGCAGACCTATGCGCACTTCTTGCCGGATCAGCAGGATTCGTTGCGGGTGGCGATTGATGGGTTTGCGGGATCTGTGCGGGATCAGGACGAACGGGGCGCGGGGTTTGGTGCCGGGTAG
- a CDS encoding helix-turn-helix domain-containing protein, which produces MQTLSEPATYSAVQVARMLNIPRSTIYWKAQTDTAFQKDFGVIRVGDRVRFKKTTVDKHIY; this is translated from the coding sequence ATGCAAACCCTATCAGAACCGGCGACCTATAGCGCCGTGCAAGTAGCCAGGATGCTGAATATCCCGCGCTCCACGATCTACTGGAAAGCCCAAACTGACACCGCGTTTCAAAAAGATTTTGGTGTGATCCGCGTAGGCGATCGCGTCCGCTTCAAGAAAACCACCGTCGATAAGCACATCTACTAA
- a CDS encoding histidine phosphatase family protein, with the protein MSRRLLLLRHGQTEFNATRRMQGHLDTELSHTGWQQAQAAAEMLSGQPIIKIVASDLRRAKDTAQVIADRLELPVSLDPRLRETDLGDWQGKTHEEVDQALPGARARWRFDATWAPPNAETRQEVAARAFTVVEDLLQQEEQWEGNTVLLVAHGGTISALTSALLGFADSKHPLFSNLGNTRLAQIVGRDVPEGYPVHGNKAVQWYVEGWNIDQVL; encoded by the coding sequence ATGTCTCGACGTCTTTTACTGTTGCGGCACGGCCAAACTGAATTTAACGCCACCCGCCGCATGCAGGGACACCTCGATACCGAGCTTTCGCACACGGGTTGGCAGCAGGCCCAAGCCGCAGCAGAGATGCTCAGCGGCCAGCCGATTATCAAGATCGTCGCCTCCGATTTGCGGCGGGCAAAAGATACCGCCCAAGTCATCGCTGATCGCCTAGAGCTTCCCGTGAGCCTCGATCCACGCCTGCGCGAAACCGATCTTGGCGATTGGCAAGGCAAAACCCACGAGGAAGTAGACCAGGCCTTGCCAGGGGCGCGTGCTCGCTGGCGTTTCGACGCCACCTGGGCCCCACCGAATGCTGAAACTCGCCAAGAAGTAGCCGCCCGAGCCTTCACGGTGGTTGAAGATCTTCTGCAACAAGAAGAACAATGGGAGGGCAACACGGTGCTCCTCGTTGCCCACGGTGGCACGATCTCCGCACTGACCTCCGCGCTGCTCGGCTTCGCAGATTCCAAGCACCCGCTATTTTCGAACCTCGGCAACACCCGGCTCGCGCAGATCGTTGGTCGTGATGTGCCAGAAGGCTACCCCGTACACGGCAATAAGGCCGTGCAGTGGTACGTCGAAGGCTGGAATATTGACCAAGTGCTCTAG
- a CDS encoding YqaJ viral recombinase family protein — protein MSTIVKNPPKPGTPEWQQLITASKVPIILGLSPHQTRGELWTVMSGLAEPAHLEGDHLDFGHDIEDGLVNSWKRKNPGWRTNSTEIAYKDETLPFPNLVTLDRRAVRGRAFAIIECKASSSNATWGAQQSEYSPNDLPPVVAAQVLAQQGISGIHQAHVVALVGYDKPLSPRHYEAAWDADLWDAIVHEIDVFYKSLGDAEPPAPSQDVIDALLAAQGSVGEGKTEAQAELATHYFAAKATFEQAKADLDQAQADLVGSMGDLKALTWDGKTLVSKQAGRFSQSNVPEEYRHLLKTNDVLTPKFDAKKFKAKHPDLYQAATGAPTTRFYQ, from the coding sequence ATGAGCACCATTGTCAAAAACCCGCCCAAGCCGGGCACACCAGAATGGCAACAACTTATCACCGCCTCCAAGGTGCCCATCATCCTTGGCCTATCGCCACACCAAACACGGGGTGAGCTTTGGACGGTCATGTCCGGGCTTGCGGAACCCGCGCACCTGGAAGGTGATCACCTGGATTTTGGCCACGATATTGAAGATGGACTCGTCAATTCTTGGAAACGCAAAAACCCAGGGTGGCGAACCAACAGCACGGAAATTGCCTACAAAGATGAAACGCTGCCGTTCCCCAATCTGGTGACGCTGGATCGGCGCGCGGTGCGTGGCCGGGCATTTGCCATCATCGAATGCAAAGCCAGCTCAAGCAACGCCACCTGGGGCGCACAACAAAGCGAATACTCGCCGAATGACCTGCCCCCGGTGGTTGCAGCGCAGGTGCTCGCCCAGCAAGGCATCTCCGGCATACACCAGGCGCATGTGGTCGCCCTCGTGGGCTACGACAAGCCGTTATCGCCCCGCCACTATGAGGCAGCGTGGGACGCCGATTTGTGGGACGCCATCGTGCATGAGATCGATGTGTTCTACAAGTCTCTTGGGGACGCGGAGCCACCAGCACCATCACAAGACGTTATCGACGCCTTGCTGGCAGCACAGGGCAGCGTGGGCGAAGGCAAAACCGAAGCCCAGGCGGAACTAGCCACCCACTATTTCGCAGCCAAGGCCACATTTGAGCAAGCCAAGGCCGATCTGGATCAAGCACAGGCTGATCTTGTGGGCAGCATGGGTGACCTCAAGGCCTTGACCTGGGACGGCAAAACGCTCGTGTCCAAGCAGGCGGGGCGTTTCTCCCAATCCAACGTGCCCGAAGAGTACAGGCATCTGCTGAAAACCAATGATGTTTTGACCCCGAAATTCGACGCGAAGAAATTCAAGGCAAAACACCCCGACCTGTACCAAGCCGCCACCGGCGCACCAACAACCCGCTTCTACCAATAA
- a CDS encoding dUTP diphosphatase — MTPMPYITNRYPLRKAHADDAAYDLHNTGKITTIPPHHTTKIPTGIHAAIPQGHVGIIKDRSSIGAKGLAVRGGVIDPGYTGEIIVLIQNNSPRSQVIQPGDRVAQLLVIPTSPVTPVEVKVLQDTQRGDGGFGSTGA; from the coding sequence ATGACCCCCATGCCCTACATCACCAACCGATACCCTCTCCGCAAAGCCCACGCGGATGATGCCGCCTACGACCTGCACAACACCGGCAAAATCACCACCATCCCACCCCACCACACCACAAAAATCCCCACTGGTATCCACGCCGCCATCCCACAAGGGCACGTCGGGATCATCAAAGACCGCTCCAGCATCGGAGCCAAAGGCCTCGCCGTGCGCGGCGGGGTGATCGACCCCGGCTACACCGGAGAAATCATCGTCCTCATCCAGAACAATTCCCCGCGCAGTCAGGTGATCCAGCCCGGCGACCGGGTAGCGCAGCTTTTGGTGATCCCCACCTCGCCGGTGACCCCCGTCGAGGTGAAAGTCCTCCAAGACACCCAGCGCGGCGATGGTGGATTCGGAAGCACAGGAGCCTAA
- a CDS encoding phage antirepressor KilAC domain-containing protein, with product MNNLIPIQHHDNGVQAVMGRDLHAFLEVGAEYRHWFPRMVAYGFEEVKDYAVKNDRVQDSLGRQREALNHVISLDMAKEISMIQRTDKGKQARQYFIECEKRAKASPFDPATLTRAEILQIALNAEEERLALEAKNKELEPKAEAYDTFLDASGKYSVGAVAKMLGKGQNWLFRELRNRGVLITKGAMRNTPYSQYMHHFEVLPHNYERKDGTQGTSYTTYVQPSGIDFIRKKLGLQTIDPLPTSYAA from the coding sequence ATGAACAATCTGATTCCGATTCAACACCATGATAACGGCGTGCAAGCGGTGATGGGGCGCGACCTCCACGCTTTCCTCGAAGTGGGCGCCGAGTATCGGCATTGGTTCCCACGCATGGTCGCTTACGGCTTTGAAGAGGTCAAAGACTACGCGGTCAAAAATGACCGGGTACAAGACTCCCTCGGTCGACAGCGTGAAGCCCTAAACCACGTCATCTCATTGGATATGGCGAAAGAAATCTCCATGATCCAGCGCACCGACAAAGGTAAGCAAGCCCGCCAGTATTTCATCGAGTGCGAGAAGCGCGCCAAGGCATCACCGTTCGACCCGGCGACACTCACCCGCGCAGAGATTCTCCAGATCGCGCTCAACGCCGAAGAAGAACGCCTCGCCCTGGAAGCGAAAAACAAGGAGCTAGAACCGAAGGCTGAAGCCTACGACACATTCCTCGACGCCTCCGGCAAATACAGCGTAGGCGCGGTGGCGAAGATGCTCGGCAAAGGCCAGAACTGGCTATTCCGAGAGCTCCGCAACCGCGGGGTGCTCATCACCAAGGGCGCGATGCGTAACACGCCATACTCGCAGTACATGCATCATTTTGAGGTGCTACCGCACAACTACGAGCGCAAGGACGGAACGCAGGGCACGAGCTACACCACCTACGTCCAACCCAGTGGGATCGACTTCATCCGCAAGAAACTCGGCCTGCAAACCATCGACCCACTACCAACCAGCTACGCAGCATAA
- a CDS encoding ImmA/IrrE family metallo-endopeptidase, producing the protein MKTYLINRLITQAEHNGITVAWHKGGPKAAWMPATNTISIREGMDDAQTLCAFAHEMGHFHHGDTHGTDTIQEARADRFAARLLIDPREYARCEQEYGAHPALLGRELGVTAHLVLVFQSLPINA; encoded by the coding sequence GTGAAAACCTATTTGATTAACAGGCTCATCACCCAAGCCGAGCACAACGGCATCACCGTGGCCTGGCACAAAGGCGGACCCAAGGCCGCCTGGATGCCAGCCACCAACACGATCAGCATCCGCGAAGGCATGGACGATGCCCAAACCTTGTGTGCTTTCGCACACGAAATGGGCCATTTCCATCATGGAGACACCCACGGCACCGATACCATCCAAGAGGCCCGCGCAGACCGATTCGCCGCACGCCTGCTCATTGACCCCCGCGAATACGCTCGGTGCGAGCAGGAATACGGGGCGCACCCGGCGCTCCTGGGCCGCGAATTGGGCGTGACAGCACACCTCGTCCTCGTATTCCAATCCCTCCCCATCAACGCATAG
- a CDS encoding single-stranded DNA-binding protein encodes MNPVQTYAGNLVAEPELRYSQTGKAVLNMRVAVNDSRKNDMGEWENSNNLFFNATVWGDQAEQLANVLHKGMRVLVQGKLTTRTYENKSGETRLSVDMSVFDVWLQPHRQQQQQGQTPWQQQPQNNTSGGRGGFGQDQNEEPPF; translated from the coding sequence ATGAATCCTGTGCAAACTTATGCCGGCAATCTCGTGGCGGAACCCGAGCTGCGCTACTCCCAAACCGGCAAGGCCGTGCTGAACATGCGCGTGGCTGTGAATGACTCCCGCAAAAACGATATGGGCGAATGGGAGAACAGCAACAATTTGTTTTTCAACGCGACGGTGTGGGGTGATCAGGCCGAACAGCTCGCAAATGTGCTGCACAAGGGCATGCGTGTGCTTGTGCAAGGCAAGCTCACCACACGCACCTACGAAAACAAATCTGGTGAAACACGCCTATCGGTGGACATGTCCGTTTTTGACGTGTGGTTGCAGCCCCACCGCCAACAACAGCAGCAGGGGCAGACGCCCTGGCAACAACAGCCCCAAAACAACACCAGCGGGGGGCGCGGAGGCTTCGGACAAGACCAAAATGAAGAACCACCATTCTGA